In Rhinoraja longicauda isolate Sanriku21f chromosome 39, sRhiLon1.1, whole genome shotgun sequence, one DNA window encodes the following:
- the LOC144611156 gene encoding tubulin alpha chain-like, translating into MPSDKTIGGGDDSFNTFFSETGAGKHVPRAVFIDLEPTVIDEVRTGTYRQLFHPEQLITGKEDAANNYARGHCSIGKEIVDLVLDRTRKLADLCTGLQGFLIFHSFGGGTGSGFTSLLMERLSVDYGKKSKLEFAVYPAPQISTAVVEPYNAVLVTHCTLEHSDCAFMVDNEAIYDVCRRNLDIERPTYTNLNRLMAQIVSSITASLRFDGALNVDLTEFQTNLVPYPRIHFPLVTYAPMISAEKAFHEQLSVSELTNSCFEPANQMVKCDPRQGKYMACCMLYRGDVVPKDVNASIATIKTKRSIQFVDWCPTGFKVGINYQPPTVVPGGDLAKVQRALCMLSNTTAISMAWTRLNLKFDKMYAKRAFVHWYVGEGLEEGEFQDAREDMASLEKDYQEVAVDSADLERRGEEEE; encoded by the exons ATGCCCAGCGACAAGACCATCGGAGGCGGCGACGATTCCTTCAACACCTTCTTTAGCGAGACAGGGGCGGGAAAGCACGTACCAAGAGCCGTGTTTATCGACCTGGAGCCCACGGTGATTG ACGAGGTGCGGACCGGCACCTACCGCCAGCTCTTCCACCCCGAGCAGCTCATTACCGGCAAGGAGGACGCGGCCAATAACTATGCCCGGGGCCACTGCTCCATCGGCAAGGAAATCGTGGACCTGGTCCTGGATCGCACCCGGAAGCTG GCCGATCTGTGCACCGGACTCCAGGGATTCCTCATTTTCCACAGTTTCGGGGGCGGCACCGGCTCGGGCTTCACCTCCCTCCTCATGGAGAGACTCTCCGTGGACTACGGCAAGAAATCCAAGCTGGAGTTTGCCGTCTACCCGGCGCCGCAGATCTCCACCGCCGTGGTCGAGCCCTACAACGCGGTGCTGGTCACCCACTGCACCCTGGAGCACTCCGACTGCGCCTTCATGGTGGACAACGAAGCCATTTACGACGTGTGCCGGCGGAACCTGGACATCGAGCGTCCCACCTACACCAACCTCAACCGCCTGATGGCGCAGATCGTGTCGTCCATCACCGCCTCGCTGCGCTTCGACGGCGCCCTCAACGTGGACCTGACTGAGTTCCAAACCAACCTGGTCCCCTACCCGCGCATTCACTTCCCGCTCGTCACCTACGCGCCCATGATTTCTGCCGAGAAGGCTTTCCACGAGCAACTGTCCGTTTCAGAACTGACCAACTCCTGCTTCGAGCCGGCCAACCAGATGGTGAAGTGCGACCCGCGCCAGGGCAAGTACATGGCGTGCTGCATGCTGTATCGTGGGGATGTGGTGCCCAAGGACGTCAATGCCTCCATCGCCACCATCAAGACCAAGCGCTCCATCCAGTTCGTGGACTGGTGCCCAACCGGGTTCAAG GTCGGCATCAACTACCAGCCCCCGACGGTGGTGCCGGGGGGCGACTTGGCCAAGGTGCAACGCGCCCTCTGCATGCTGAGCAACACCACCGCCATCTCCATGGCCTGGACCCGCCTCAACCTCAAGTTCGACAAGATGTACGCCAAGCGGGCCTTTGTCCACTGGTACGTTGGAGAGGGGCTGGAGGAAGGGGAGTTCCAAGACGCGCGGGAGGACATGGCATCGCTGGAGAAAGACTATCAGGAGGTGGCCGTGGATTCTGCCGACCTCGAGAGAAGGGGTGAAGAGGAAGAATAA